Genomic DNA from Desulfuribacillus alkaliarsenatis:
GAATATTCGTTGCCATCATTTCAGGTGAATATTTTTTGGGGACATATTTTTTTAATTATTGTAACATTAGCTTGGGGAAGGAAATACGGCTTTATTAGCGTGACTTTTGGGCTTGTGTTCCTATATCCGTTTTTGTTATGGCCCTATAATGGTGTGGCAAATATCGTGCCAGTCATTCTGCTTTATATATGGGTATGGATTCTTGGTGGTAACAGTTCCGCGGGGGTTAATATCTATGTAAGGCAGGGAATTTTTGCTGTGCTTACGGTTGTGGCTTTTTTCATTGTAGTCCCTCTTTTGTACAGTTTAAATCCATTACTTCTAAACGAGTCTATGTCAGCAACGATTGAGAGTAATCATCTGCAGTTTATTGCTGTTAAGACGGTAGTTAATGAACTAATTGTCTTGGCGGTATGCGATGCATTATTATTAATTCCAATAGTTCGGAAGATATTTAGACTGCCTAAAGTACAAGGATTCCAATATAATGGTCGAATAATATTGGGGGTTATGGCAATAAGCGTATTGTTTGCCAGTGTTATCGTAACTACAATCTACGAGATTATATTTCAACACGAAAGCTTTAACTGGATAGCTACGGAACAGCCAGTTATCATTGCAACAATGGTAATGCAAATTGCTTTTGGCATAATAGGAGGGGGAATTGCGGCGCGGTTTTATCAGAGTCGGCTTCAAGCAGAAGACTCTTTGCGAGAGTCGGTAATAGAAATTCAAAGTCTAAACTCACAGTTAGAAATGAGAGTTGCTGAACGGACTGAAGAACTTCAGCATGCTATAGAAGAACTACAAGCATATGTTTATACAGTCTCTCACGATTTGAAATCACCAGTTAGAGCAATTGAAGGATATTGTCAACTAATCTTAGAAGATTATCGAAATCAATTACCACAAGATGCAATCGAAATGTTGGAAAACATAAATACTATCAGTTCGGATATGTTGATTATGATGGATAAGCTATTAGAACATGATAGATATTCTAAAAAACAGGTAGACGGAACTTGGACGAATATGGAACCAATGATTCGAGAAATAGTAGAGGAACTACGCGTTTCTAGCATCAACCCTAAGGTGCAGCTTATCTTTTGCAA
This window encodes:
- a CDS encoding sensor histidine kinase; the protein is MSAAFNSMEYSLPSFQVNIFWGHIFLIIVTLAWGRKYGFISVTFGLVFLYPFLLWPYNGVANIVPVILLYIWVWILGGNSSAGVNIYVRQGIFAVLTVVAFFIVVPLLYSLNPLLLNESMSATIESNHLQFIAVKTVVNELIVLAVCDALLLIPIVRKIFRLPKVQGFQYNGRIILGVMAISVLFASVIVTTIYEIIFQHESFNWIATEQPVIIATMVMQIAFGIIGGGIAARFYQSRLQAEDSLRESVIEIQSLNSQLEMRVAERTEELQHAIEELQAYVYTVSHDLKSPVRAIEGYCQLILEDYRNQLPQDAIEMLENINTISSDMLIMMDKLLEHDRYSKKQVDGTWTNMEPMIREIVEELRVSSINPKVQLIFCKSLPDVWGDPILLRMVLYNLLSNSMKFAKNRETIVIEIDVRENNQEWEFSIADNGVGFEPEYADKLFQLFQRLHSSKDFEGSGIGLSTVKKIIQRHNGQVWITGKQEKGATVFFTLQKKSG